The proteins below are encoded in one region of Equus caballus isolate H_3958 breed thoroughbred chromosome 16, TB-T2T, whole genome shotgun sequence:
- the EOMES gene encoding eomesodermin homolog isoform X1 codes for MQLGEQLLVSSVNLPGAHFYPLESARGGGGGSAGHHPAAAPSPQRLDLDKAPKKFSGSLSCEAGSGEPATARAGAPAAMLSDADAGDAFASAAAVAKPGPPDGRKGSPCGEEELPSAAAAAAAAAAATARYSMDSLSSERYYLQSPGPQGSELAAPCSLFPYQAAAGAAHGSVYPAPNGARYPYGSMLPPGGFPAAVCPPGRAQFGPGAGASSGPGGSGGGGGGPGAYQYSQGAPLYGPYPGAAAAGSCGGLGGLGVPGSGFRAHVYLCNRPLWLKFHRHQTEMIITKQGRRMFPFLSFNINGLNPTAHYNVFVEVVLADPNHWRFQGGKWVTCGKADNNMQGNKMYVHPESPNTGSHWMRQEISFGKLKLTNNKGANNNNSQMIVLQSLHKYQPRLHIVEVTEDGVEDLNEPSKTQTFTFSETQFIAVTAYQNTDITQLKIDHNPFAKGFRDNYDSMYTASENDRLTPSPTDSPRSHQIVPGGRYGVQSFFPEPFVNTLPQARYYNGERTVPQTNGLLSPQQSEEVANPPQRWLVTPVQQPGTNKLDIGSYESEYTSSTLLPYGIKSLPLQTSHALGYYPDPTFPAMAGWGGRGSYQRKMAAGLPWTSRTSPPVFSEDQLSKEKVKEEISSSWIETPPSIKSLDSNDSGVYTSACKRRRLSPNTSSNENSPSIKCEDINTEEYSKDTSKGMGGYYAFYTTP; via the exons ATGCAGTTAGGGGAGCAGCTCTTAGTGAGCTCAGTGAACCTGCCCGGCGCGCACTTCTATCCGCTGGAGAGCGcgcgaggcggcggcggcgggagcgcCGGCCACCACCCCGCCGCGGCCCCCTCGCCTCAGAGGCTGGACTTAGACAAAGCGCCCAAGAAGTTCTCCGGCAGCCTCTCGTGcgaggcagggagtggggagcccGCAACTGCCAGAGCGGGGGCCCCCGCGGCCATGCTCAGTGACGCCGACGCCGGGGACGCCTTTGCCAGCGCTGCGGCAGTGGCCAAGCCAGGGCCCCCGGACGGCCGCAAGGGCTCCCCCTGCGGGGAGGAAGAGCTGCCCTcagctgctgccgccgctgcggctgccgccgccgccaccgcgcGCTACTCCATGGACAGCCTGAGCTCGGAGCGCTACTACCTCCAGTCCCCCGGGCCGCAGGGCTCCGAACTGGCCGCGCCCTGCTCGCTCTTCCCATACCAGGCGGCGGCCGGGGCTGCCCACGGATCTGTGTACCCGGCTCCCAACGGGGCGCGCTACCCCTACGGCTCCATGCTGCCCCCCGGCGGCTTCCCCGCGGCTGTGTGCCCACCCGGGAGAGCGCAGTTCGGCCCGGGAGCCGGCGCGAGTAGTGGCCcgggcggcagcggcggcggggGAGGCGGCCCGGGCGCCTATCAGTACAGCCAGGGGGCTCCGCTCTACGGGCCGTACCCTGGAGCGGCAGCTGCGGGTTCTTGCGGAGGATTGGGGGGCTTGGGGGTTCCTGGTTCCGGCTTCCGTGCCCACGTCTATCTGTGCAACCGGCCTCTGTGGCTCAAATTCCACCGCCACCAAACCGAGATGATCATTACGAAACAGGGAAG GCGCATGTTTCCTTTCTTGAGCTTCAACATAAACGGACTCAATCCCACTGCCCACTACAACGTGTTCGTAGAGGTGGTGCTGGCGGACCCCAACCACTGGCGCTTCCAGGGGGGCAAGTGGGTGACCTGCGGCAAAGCCGACAATAACATgcagg gTAACAAAATGTATGTTCACCCAGAGTCTCCTAATACTGGTTCCCACTGGATGAGACAGGAGATTTCCTTTGGGAAATTAAAACTCACCAATAACAAAGGCGCAAATAACAACAACTCGCAG ATGATAGTCTTACAGTCTTTACACAAGTACCAACCACGACTGCACATTGTGGAAGTTACAGAGGATGGCGTGGAGGACTTGAATGAGCCCTCAAAGACTCAAACCTTCACCTTCTCAGAAACGCAGTTCATTGCAGTGACGGCCTACCAAAACACCGAT aTAACTCAGCTAAAGATTGATCATAACCCCTTTGCAAAAGGCTTCAGGGACAACTATGATTC CATGTACACCGCTTCAGAAAATGACAGGTTAACTCCATCTCCCACGGATTCTCCTAGATCCCATCAGATTGTCCCTGGAGGTCGGTACGGCGTTCAGTCCTTCTTCCCGGAGCCCTTTGTCAACACTTTACCTCAAGCCCGATATTATAATGGTGAGAGAACCGTGCCACAGACCAACGGCCTCCTTTCACCCCAACAGAGCGAAGAGGTGGCCAACCCTCCCCAGCGGTGGCTTGTCACGCCTGTCCAGCAACCTGGGACCAACAAACTAGACATCGGTTCCTATGAGTCTGAATATACTTCCAGCACCTTGCTCCCATATGGCATTAAGTCCTTGCCCCTGCAGACATCCCATGCCCTGGGCTATTATCCTGACCCAACCTTTCCTGCAATGGCCGGGTGGGGAGGTCGAGGTTCTTATCAGAGAAAGATGGCAGCTGGACTCCCATGGACCTCCAGAACAAGCCCCCCTGTGTTCTCTGAAGATCAACTCTCCAAAGagaaagtcaaagaagaaatcagctCCTCCTGGATAGAGACACCCCCTTCCATCAAGTCTCTCGATTCCAATGATTCGGGGGTGTACACCAGTGCTTGTAAGCGAAGGCGACTGTCCCCTAACACCTCTAGTAATGAAAACTCCCCCTCTATAAAGTGTGAGGACATTAACACAGAAGAGTACAGTAAAGACACCTCAAAAGGCATGGGCGGCTATTATGCTTTTTACACAACTCCCTAA
- the EOMES gene encoding eomesodermin homolog isoform X2, whose product MQLGEQLLVSSVNLPGAHFYPLESARGGGGGSAGHHPAAAPSPQRLDLDKAPKKFSGSLSCEAGSGEPATARAGAPAAMLSDADAGDAFASAAAVAKPGPPDGRKGSPCGEEELPSAAAAAAAAAAATARYSMDSLSSERYYLQSPGPQGSELAAPCSLFPYQAAAGAAHGSVYPAPNGARYPYGSMLPPGGFPAAVCPPGRAQFGPGAGASSGPGGSGGGGGGPGAYQYSQGAPLYGPYPGAAAAGSCGGLGGLGVPGSGFRAHVYLCNRPLWLKFHRHQTEMIITKQGRRMFPFLSFNINGLNPTAHYNVFVEVVLADPNHWRFQGGKWVTCGKADNNMQGNKMYVHPESPNTGSHWMRQEISFGKLKLTNNKGANNNNSQMIVLQSLHKYQPRLHIVEVTEDGVEDLNEPSKTQTFTFSETQFIAVTAYQNTDITQLKIDHNPFAKGFRDNYDSSHQIVPGGRYGVQSFFPEPFVNTLPQARYYNGERTVPQTNGLLSPQQSEEVANPPQRWLVTPVQQPGTNKLDIGSYESEYTSSTLLPYGIKSLPLQTSHALGYYPDPTFPAMAGWGGRGSYQRKMAAGLPWTSRTSPPVFSEDQLSKEKVKEEISSSWIETPPSIKSLDSNDSGVYTSACKRRRLSPNTSSNENSPSIKCEDINTEEYSKDTSKGMGGYYAFYTTP is encoded by the exons ATGCAGTTAGGGGAGCAGCTCTTAGTGAGCTCAGTGAACCTGCCCGGCGCGCACTTCTATCCGCTGGAGAGCGcgcgaggcggcggcggcgggagcgcCGGCCACCACCCCGCCGCGGCCCCCTCGCCTCAGAGGCTGGACTTAGACAAAGCGCCCAAGAAGTTCTCCGGCAGCCTCTCGTGcgaggcagggagtggggagcccGCAACTGCCAGAGCGGGGGCCCCCGCGGCCATGCTCAGTGACGCCGACGCCGGGGACGCCTTTGCCAGCGCTGCGGCAGTGGCCAAGCCAGGGCCCCCGGACGGCCGCAAGGGCTCCCCCTGCGGGGAGGAAGAGCTGCCCTcagctgctgccgccgctgcggctgccgccgccgccaccgcgcGCTACTCCATGGACAGCCTGAGCTCGGAGCGCTACTACCTCCAGTCCCCCGGGCCGCAGGGCTCCGAACTGGCCGCGCCCTGCTCGCTCTTCCCATACCAGGCGGCGGCCGGGGCTGCCCACGGATCTGTGTACCCGGCTCCCAACGGGGCGCGCTACCCCTACGGCTCCATGCTGCCCCCCGGCGGCTTCCCCGCGGCTGTGTGCCCACCCGGGAGAGCGCAGTTCGGCCCGGGAGCCGGCGCGAGTAGTGGCCcgggcggcagcggcggcggggGAGGCGGCCCGGGCGCCTATCAGTACAGCCAGGGGGCTCCGCTCTACGGGCCGTACCCTGGAGCGGCAGCTGCGGGTTCTTGCGGAGGATTGGGGGGCTTGGGGGTTCCTGGTTCCGGCTTCCGTGCCCACGTCTATCTGTGCAACCGGCCTCTGTGGCTCAAATTCCACCGCCACCAAACCGAGATGATCATTACGAAACAGGGAAG GCGCATGTTTCCTTTCTTGAGCTTCAACATAAACGGACTCAATCCCACTGCCCACTACAACGTGTTCGTAGAGGTGGTGCTGGCGGACCCCAACCACTGGCGCTTCCAGGGGGGCAAGTGGGTGACCTGCGGCAAAGCCGACAATAACATgcagg gTAACAAAATGTATGTTCACCCAGAGTCTCCTAATACTGGTTCCCACTGGATGAGACAGGAGATTTCCTTTGGGAAATTAAAACTCACCAATAACAAAGGCGCAAATAACAACAACTCGCAG ATGATAGTCTTACAGTCTTTACACAAGTACCAACCACGACTGCACATTGTGGAAGTTACAGAGGATGGCGTGGAGGACTTGAATGAGCCCTCAAAGACTCAAACCTTCACCTTCTCAGAAACGCAGTTCATTGCAGTGACGGCCTACCAAAACACCGAT aTAACTCAGCTAAAGATTGATCATAACCCCTTTGCAAAAGGCTTCAGGGACAACTATGATTC ATCCCATCAGATTGTCCCTGGAGGTCGGTACGGCGTTCAGTCCTTCTTCCCGGAGCCCTTTGTCAACACTTTACCTCAAGCCCGATATTATAATGGTGAGAGAACCGTGCCACAGACCAACGGCCTCCTTTCACCCCAACAGAGCGAAGAGGTGGCCAACCCTCCCCAGCGGTGGCTTGTCACGCCTGTCCAGCAACCTGGGACCAACAAACTAGACATCGGTTCCTATGAGTCTGAATATACTTCCAGCACCTTGCTCCCATATGGCATTAAGTCCTTGCCCCTGCAGACATCCCATGCCCTGGGCTATTATCCTGACCCAACCTTTCCTGCAATGGCCGGGTGGGGAGGTCGAGGTTCTTATCAGAGAAAGATGGCAGCTGGACTCCCATGGACCTCCAGAACAAGCCCCCCTGTGTTCTCTGAAGATCAACTCTCCAAAGagaaagtcaaagaagaaatcagctCCTCCTGGATAGAGACACCCCCTTCCATCAAGTCTCTCGATTCCAATGATTCGGGGGTGTACACCAGTGCTTGTAAGCGAAGGCGACTGTCCCCTAACACCTCTAGTAATGAAAACTCCCCCTCTATAAAGTGTGAGGACATTAACACAGAAGAGTACAGTAAAGACACCTCAAAAGGCATGGGCGGCTATTATGCTTTTTACACAACTCCCTAA